In Streptomyces sclerotialus, one genomic interval encodes:
- the ald gene encoding alanine dehydrogenase: MKVGIPREVKNNEFRVAITPAGVHELVRNGHQVYVEKGAGLGSSITDEEYLGAGANILDTADEVWATADLLLKVKEPIAEEYHRLRKDQTLFTYLHLAASKECTDALLESGTTAIAYETVETANRQLPLLAPMSEVAGRIAPQVGAYHLMRQAGGRGVLPGGVPGVHAGKAVVIGGGVSGWNAVQIAVGLGFHVTLLDKDINKLREADKIFGTKVQTVVSNAFELEKAVVEADLVVGAVLIPGAKAPKLVTNELVAKMKPGSVLVDIAIDQGGCFEDSKPTTHAEPTFQVHDSVFYCVANMPGAVPNTSTYALTNATLPYIISLANNGWVEALRRDAALAKGLNTHDGKVVHAEVAEAHGLESVELSTLLG; encoded by the coding sequence GTGAAGGTCGGCATCCCCCGCGAGGTCAAGAACAACGAGTTCCGGGTGGCGATCACGCCCGCCGGTGTCCACGAGCTCGTCCGCAACGGCCACCAGGTCTACGTGGAGAAGGGTGCCGGTCTCGGCTCCTCCATCACCGACGAGGAGTACCTCGGCGCCGGCGCGAACATCCTCGACACCGCCGACGAGGTGTGGGCCACCGCCGACCTGCTGCTGAAGGTCAAGGAGCCGATCGCCGAGGAGTACCACCGCCTCCGCAAGGACCAGACGCTCTTCACCTACCTGCACCTGGCCGCGTCCAAGGAGTGCACGGACGCGCTGCTGGAGTCCGGCACCACCGCGATCGCGTACGAGACCGTCGAGACCGCCAACCGCCAGCTGCCGCTGCTCGCCCCGATGTCCGAGGTCGCGGGCCGCATCGCCCCGCAGGTCGGCGCGTACCACCTGATGCGCCAGGCCGGCGGCCGCGGCGTGCTGCCCGGCGGCGTCCCCGGCGTCCACGCGGGCAAGGCCGTCGTCATCGGCGGCGGCGTCTCCGGCTGGAACGCCGTGCAGATCGCCGTGGGCCTCGGCTTCCACGTCACGCTGCTCGACAAGGACATCAACAAGCTCCGCGAGGCCGACAAGATCTTCGGCACCAAGGTGCAGACCGTCGTCTCCAACGCCTTCGAGCTGGAGAAGGCCGTCGTCGAGGCCGACCTCGTCGTCGGCGCGGTCCTCATCCCGGGCGCCAAGGCCCCGAAGCTGGTCACCAACGAGCTCGTCGCCAAGATGAAGCCCGGAAGTGTCCTTGTCGACATCGCGATCGACCAGGGCGGCTGCTTCGAGGACTCGAAGCCGACCACCCACGCCGAGCCGACCTTCCAGGTCCACGACTCGGTCTTCTACTGCGTCGCCAACATGCCGGGCGCGGTGCCGAACACCTCCACCTACGCGCTGACCAACGCGACGCTGCCCTACATCATCTCGCTGGCCAACAACGGCTGGGTCGAGGCGCTGCGCCGCGACGCCGCGCTGGCCAAGGGCCTCAACACCCACGACGGCAAGGTCGTCCACGCCGAGGTCGCCGAGGCGCACGGCCTGGAGTCCGTCGAGCTCAGCACGCTGCTGGGCTGA
- a CDS encoding tetratricopeptide repeat protein, translating to MAEQAVDTGRSVTASGAGRRGAGRAGVPAAPAPPAPAFTGRRRELAALRSDIERAGLDTLSGRKGARSRVLLIAGRPGSGRSALAGELARQLAGDYPDGVLRSWLSTIDGRPVPTASVARDLLTQLGERVPAGADEDELTEALRGALADRRALLLLDDATGPEQVEPLLPDAPDCLVLAVSEGPLTGITDVRPCTLGGLDTAAGVEILTRYAGSVRITVDPRTAEQVVQDCGGQPAALLLAGGWLAAHPKSSLSDLLRTLFLLPPGEEDAAPVPRPLARAFRLVYESLPPPAARILRLLSLAPAGLVDAHTASALAGCSVEAAESTLRDFAAMGALRPVVPEGAARGEEAAADGPDPLAALPPQYRVPGCLVPLLRGQLQCHERPAEIQLARARMLERTVRQLLSCRAMGEPVGSPARERTAGLPRSLRFGSVPEAAAWLRTRRPALLDCARIAVADGELDTLDRRLMAALVRALLAHETAEAAAPDLYGLHGLVLEVAERRGLAREKAAALLNLGDLDAQAGRAEKALGRYRGALESARAVKDAVATGRALESLGATYAELRDWQRAADWYGRALELRLSRGHTAEAARLHGRLGTVHTQAGRWAEALREWRAAYGAYRRAGDPVGPARAMGETARVQEYAGRPEQALRSCFEALELARKASDGRLEAALQLRIADTFERLGDPAAARLHRGLGERLLADHPA from the coding sequence GTGGCGGAGCAGGCGGTGGACACCGGACGGTCGGTGACGGCGTCGGGGGCCGGCCGAAGAGGAGCCGGCCGGGCCGGCGTACCGGCGGCGCCCGCCCCGCCCGCCCCCGCCTTCACCGGCCGACGCCGCGAACTGGCCGCCCTGCGCAGCGACATCGAGCGCGCCGGACTGGACACCCTCTCCGGCCGCAAGGGCGCCCGCAGCCGGGTACTGCTGATCGCCGGGCGGCCCGGCTCCGGCCGCAGCGCCCTCGCGGGAGAGCTGGCCAGGCAGCTGGCCGGCGACTACCCGGACGGCGTGCTGCGGTCCTGGCTGAGCACCATCGACGGCCGGCCCGTGCCCACCGCGTCCGTCGCCCGTGACCTGCTCACCCAGCTGGGCGAGCGGGTACCGGCCGGCGCGGACGAGGACGAGCTGACCGAGGCGCTGCGCGGCGCCCTCGCCGACCGGCGCGCGCTGCTCCTGCTGGACGACGCGACCGGGCCCGAACAGGTCGAGCCGCTGCTGCCGGACGCCCCGGACTGTCTGGTGCTCGCCGTCTCCGAAGGGCCGCTGACCGGCATCACGGACGTACGGCCCTGCACGCTCGGCGGCCTGGACACCGCGGCCGGGGTGGAGATCCTGACCCGGTACGCGGGCAGCGTCCGCATCACCGTCGACCCGCGCACCGCCGAACAGGTCGTCCAGGACTGCGGCGGCCAGCCCGCCGCCCTGCTCCTGGCCGGCGGCTGGCTCGCGGCCCACCCCAAGTCCTCCCTCTCCGACCTGCTGCGGACGCTGTTCCTGCTGCCGCCCGGCGAGGAGGACGCCGCCCCCGTGCCCCGGCCGCTGGCCCGCGCCTTCCGGCTGGTGTACGAGTCGCTGCCGCCGCCCGCTGCCCGCATACTGCGGCTGCTCTCGCTCGCCCCGGCCGGCCTCGTCGACGCGCACACGGCGTCCGCGCTGGCCGGCTGCTCGGTCGAGGCCGCTGAATCGACCCTGCGGGACTTCGCGGCCATGGGAGCGCTCCGACCGGTGGTGCCGGAGGGCGCGGCCCGAGGCGAGGAGGCCGCCGCGGACGGGCCCGACCCGCTGGCCGCGCTCCCGCCGCAGTACCGGGTGCCCGGCTGCCTCGTACCGCTGCTCCGCGGCCAGCTGCAATGCCATGAGCGCCCGGCCGAGATCCAGCTCGCCCGGGCCCGGATGCTGGAGCGGACCGTACGCCAGCTGCTGTCCTGCCGGGCGATGGGGGAGCCCGTCGGGTCCCCGGCCCGCGAGCGGACCGCCGGGCTGCCGCGGTCGCTGCGCTTCGGGTCCGTCCCCGAGGCCGCGGCCTGGCTGCGCACCCGCCGCCCGGCCCTGCTGGACTGCGCCCGGATCGCCGTCGCGGACGGCGAGCTGGACACTCTGGACCGGCGGCTGATGGCCGCGCTGGTGCGGGCGCTGCTCGCCCACGAGACCGCCGAGGCGGCGGCGCCCGACCTGTACGGGCTGCACGGCCTGGTGCTGGAGGTCGCCGAGCGGCGCGGCCTGGCCCGCGAGAAGGCCGCCGCGCTGCTGAACCTCGGCGACCTGGACGCGCAGGCCGGCCGGGCGGAGAAGGCGCTGGGCCGGTACCGCGGCGCGCTGGAGTCGGCCCGTGCGGTGAAGGACGCGGTCGCGACCGGCCGCGCGCTGGAGTCGCTGGGCGCCACCTACGCCGAGCTGCGCGACTGGCAGCGGGCCGCCGACTGGTACGGGCGGGCGCTGGAGCTGCGGCTCTCCCGCGGCCACACGGCCGAGGCCGCCCGGCTGCACGGCCGGCTCGGCACGGTGCACACGCAGGCGGGGCGCTGGGCCGAGGCGCTCCGGGAGTGGCGCGCCGCGTACGGGGCGTACCGCAGGGCCGGTGACCCCGTGGGGCCGGCGCGGGCGATGGGGGAGACGGCGCGGGTGCAGGAGTACGCGGGGCGGCCCGAGCAGGCGCTGCGGAGCTGCTTCGAGGCGCTGGAGCTGGCCAGGAAGGCGTCGGACGGGCGGCTGGAGGCGGCGCTGCAGCTGCGGATTGCGGACACCTTCGAGCGGCTCGGCGACCCTGCGGCGGCAAGGCTGCACCGGGGCCTGGGGGAGCGACTTCTGGCAGATCACCCCGCTTGA
- a CDS encoding NUDIX domain-containing protein, whose translation MAIKDTPEEWRITATATPFTGKKTSVRTDEVVMPDGSTVKRDYQVHPGSVAVLALDDEGRVLVLRQYRHPVRHKLWEIPAGLLDVPGENPLHAAQRELYEEAHVKAEDWRVLTDVYTTPGGCDEAVRIFLARDLSEAEGERFEVEEEEADMELARVPVADLARGVLAGELHNNCLVVGVLSLLAAQSGDGLDALRPAEAPWPARPFQA comes from the coding sequence ATGGCCATCAAGGACACCCCCGAGGAGTGGCGGATCACCGCGACGGCGACCCCGTTCACCGGTAAGAAGACCAGCGTCCGCACGGACGAGGTCGTCATGCCGGACGGGTCGACGGTGAAGCGGGACTACCAGGTCCACCCGGGCTCGGTGGCCGTACTGGCCCTGGACGACGAGGGCCGGGTCCTGGTGCTGCGCCAGTACCGCCACCCGGTACGGCACAAGCTCTGGGAGATCCCGGCGGGCCTGCTGGACGTGCCCGGCGAGAACCCCCTCCACGCCGCCCAGCGCGAGCTGTACGAGGAGGCGCACGTCAAGGCGGAGGACTGGCGGGTGCTGACCGACGTCTACACCACGCCCGGCGGCTGCGACGAGGCCGTGCGGATCTTCCTGGCCCGTGACCTGTCCGAGGCGGAGGGCGAGCGCTTCGAGGTCGAGGAGGAAGAGGCCGACATGGAGCTGGCGCGGGTGCCGGTCGCCGATCTCGCGCGCGGCGTGCTGGCGGGCGAGCTGCACAACAACTGCCTGGTCGTCGGCGTGCTGTCGCTGCTGGCCGCGCAGTCGGGTGACGGTCTGGACGCGCTGCGCCCGGCCGAGGCCCCCTGGCCGGCCCGCCCGTTCCAGGCGTGA
- a CDS encoding CTP synthase, with translation MPPKSSTTKHIFVTGGVASSLGKGLTASSLGALLKARGLRVTMQKLDPYLNVDPGTMNPFQHGEVFVTNDGAETDLDIGHYERFLDVDLDGSANVTTGQVYSTVIAKERRGEYLGDTVQVIPHITNEIKHRIRRMATDDVDVVITEVGGTVGDIESLPFLETVRQVRHEVGRDNVFVVHISLLPYIGPSGELKTKPTQHSVAALRNIGIQPDAIVLRADREVPVSIKRKISLMCDVDEAAVVACKDAPSIYDIPKVLHTEGLDAYVVRKLDLPFRDVDWTQWEDLLDRVHNPNHEVKIALVGKYIDLPDAYLSVSEAMRAGGFANRARVKIKWVTSDDCRTPAGAQQQLGDCDAILIPGGFGERGVEGKLEAITYARENKVPLLGICLGLQCVVIEAARSLAGIKGANSTEFDPAAADPVISTMAEQLDIVAGEGDMGGTMRLGMYPAKLAEGSIVREVYGNEQYVEERHRHRYEVNNSYRSELEKKAGLLFSGTSPDNKLVEYVEYPREVHPYLVATQAHPELRSRPTRPHPLFAGLVKAAVERKTGKAAGK, from the coding sequence ATGCCGCCCAAATCTTCGACGACCAAGCACATCTTCGTCACCGGGGGCGTCGCGTCCTCGCTCGGCAAGGGGCTCACCGCCTCCAGCCTGGGTGCGCTCCTCAAGGCGCGGGGCCTGCGGGTCACGATGCAGAAGCTCGACCCGTACCTCAACGTCGACCCCGGCACGATGAACCCCTTCCAGCACGGCGAGGTGTTCGTCACCAACGACGGCGCCGAGACCGACCTGGACATCGGCCACTACGAGCGCTTCCTGGACGTCGACCTCGACGGCAGCGCGAACGTCACCACCGGCCAGGTCTACTCCACCGTGATCGCCAAGGAGCGGCGCGGCGAGTACCTCGGCGACACCGTGCAGGTCATCCCGCACATCACCAACGAGATCAAGCACCGCATCCGCCGCATGGCGACCGACGACGTCGACGTCGTCATCACCGAGGTCGGCGGCACGGTCGGCGACATCGAGTCGCTGCCGTTCCTGGAGACCGTCCGCCAGGTCCGTCACGAGGTCGGCCGGGACAACGTCTTCGTCGTCCACATCTCGCTGCTCCCGTACATCGGCCCCTCCGGTGAGCTGAAGACCAAGCCGACCCAGCACTCCGTCGCCGCGCTGCGCAACATCGGCATCCAGCCCGACGCGATCGTGCTGCGCGCCGACCGCGAGGTGCCCGTCTCCATCAAGCGCAAGATCTCGCTGATGTGCGACGTGGACGAGGCCGCGGTCGTGGCCTGCAAGGACGCGCCGTCGATCTACGACATCCCGAAGGTGCTGCACACCGAGGGCCTGGACGCCTACGTCGTCCGCAAGCTGGACCTGCCGTTCCGTGACGTGGACTGGACCCAGTGGGAGGACCTGCTGGACCGCGTCCACAACCCGAACCACGAGGTCAAGATCGCGCTGGTCGGCAAGTACATCGACCTGCCCGACGCCTACCTCTCGGTCTCCGAGGCCATGCGCGCCGGCGGCTTCGCCAACCGCGCCCGCGTGAAGATCAAGTGGGTCACCTCCGACGACTGCCGTACCCCGGCCGGCGCCCAGCAGCAGCTCGGCGACTGCGACGCGATCCTGATCCCCGGCGGCTTCGGCGAGCGCGGCGTGGAGGGCAAGCTGGAGGCCATCACCTACGCCCGCGAGAACAAGGTCCCGCTGCTGGGTATCTGCCTGGGCCTGCAGTGCGTCGTCATCGAGGCGGCGCGCAGCCTGGCCGGCATCAAGGGCGCGAACTCCACCGAGTTCGACCCGGCCGCCGCCGATCCGGTCATCTCCACCATGGCCGAGCAGCTGGACATCGTCGCCGGTGAGGGCGACATGGGCGGCACGATGCGGCTGGGCATGTACCCGGCCAAGCTCGCCGAGGGCTCCATCGTCCGCGAGGTCTACGGCAACGAGCAGTACGTCGAGGAGCGTCACCGCCACCGCTACGAGGTCAACAACTCCTACCGGAGCGAGCTGGAGAAGAAGGCGGGCCTGCTGTTCTCCGGCACCTCCCCGGACAACAAGCTGGTCGAGTACGTCGAGTACCCGCGCGAGGTGCACCCCTACCTGGTCGCCACCCAGGCGCACCCGGAGCTGCGCTCCCGCCCGACCCGGCCGCACCCGCTCTTCGCGGGCCTGGTGAAGGCCGCCGTCGAGCGGAAGACCGGCAAGGCCGCCGGTAAGTAA
- a CDS encoding glycoside hydrolase family 15 protein: MAGRIEDYALIGDMQTAALVCRDGTVDWLCLPRFDSPAVFAGLLGTEEHGFWRLGPAGEAEGESPASDRRRYRGDSLILESEWDTPDGTVRVIDFMPPRDGAPQLIRIVEGVSGQVSMRSSLRMRFSYGWVVPWVHQVDGRTAAVAGPDSVWFDTTAETHGEDLTTYSDFTVAAGQRITFTMSWQPSHHEQPPLPEPENALTATEDFWGEWVAQCTYHGPYRDAVIRSLITLKALTYAPTGGIVAAPTTSLPEDIGGSRNWDYRFTWLRDAAITLSSLLRTGYRDEARAWREWLLRAVAGDPENLQIMYGIAGERELGENELTWLPGYENSRPVRVGNGAADQLQLDVYGEVIEALHLAHMTGLARNDYASLLQLKLIGWVEKHWNEPDEGIWEVRGPRRHFVHSKVMTWVAVDRTIKLMESGDVEGPLERWKELRDTIHRDVCEKGYDPERNTFTQSYGSQELDASLLLIPQMGFLPPDDKRVIGTIEAIQRELATPDGFIMRYPTSADAEEANVDGLEGDEGAFLACSFWLADDLAMIGRVEEARKLFEKLLALRNDLGLLAEEWDSESGRQVGNFPQAFSHVPLIDTALRLTASGAYGG; the protein is encoded by the coding sequence GTGGCCGGGCGCATCGAGGACTACGCACTCATCGGCGACATGCAGACCGCCGCACTCGTCTGCCGGGACGGCACGGTCGACTGGCTGTGCCTCCCCCGGTTCGACTCGCCCGCGGTCTTCGCGGGCCTCCTCGGCACCGAGGAGCACGGCTTCTGGCGCCTGGGTCCGGCCGGCGAAGCGGAAGGCGAATCCCCCGCCTCCGACCGCCGTCGTTACCGCGGTGACTCGCTGATCCTGGAGTCGGAGTGGGACACCCCCGACGGCACCGTCCGGGTGATCGACTTCATGCCGCCGCGCGACGGCGCGCCGCAGCTGATCCGCATCGTGGAAGGCGTCAGCGGACAGGTGTCGATGCGCTCCTCGCTGCGGATGCGGTTCTCCTACGGCTGGGTGGTGCCCTGGGTGCACCAGGTCGACGGCCGGACGGCGGCGGTCGCGGGCCCTGACTCCGTGTGGTTCGACACCACGGCCGAGACCCACGGCGAGGACCTGACGACGTACTCCGACTTCACCGTCGCGGCGGGGCAGCGGATCACGTTCACGATGAGCTGGCAGCCCTCGCACCACGAGCAGCCGCCGCTGCCCGAGCCGGAGAACGCGCTCACCGCCACCGAGGACTTCTGGGGCGAGTGGGTCGCGCAGTGCACGTACCACGGCCCGTACCGGGACGCGGTGATCCGCTCGCTGATCACGCTGAAGGCGCTGACGTACGCGCCCACCGGCGGCATCGTCGCGGCCCCCACCACCTCCCTGCCCGAGGACATCGGCGGCTCCCGCAACTGGGACTACCGCTTCACCTGGCTCCGGGACGCGGCGATCACGCTCTCCTCTCTGCTGCGCACCGGCTACCGCGACGAGGCCCGCGCCTGGCGCGAGTGGCTGCTGCGCGCGGTGGCCGGCGACCCGGAGAACCTCCAGATCATGTACGGCATCGCGGGCGAGCGGGAGCTGGGCGAGAACGAGCTGACCTGGCTGCCGGGGTACGAGAACTCCCGGCCCGTCCGGGTCGGCAACGGCGCCGCCGACCAGCTCCAGCTGGACGTGTACGGCGAGGTCATCGAGGCGCTGCACCTCGCCCACATGACGGGCCTGGCCCGTAACGACTACGCCTCGCTGCTCCAGCTGAAGCTGATCGGCTGGGTGGAGAAGCACTGGAACGAGCCGGACGAGGGCATCTGGGAGGTCCGCGGGCCGCGCCGGCACTTCGTCCACTCCAAGGTCATGACCTGGGTGGCGGTGGACCGCACCATCAAGCTGATGGAGTCCGGCGACGTCGAGGGCCCGCTGGAGCGCTGGAAGGAGCTGCGCGACACGATCCACCGGGACGTGTGCGAGAAGGGCTACGACCCGGAGCGCAACACCTTCACCCAGTCCTACGGCTCCCAGGAGCTGGACGCCTCGCTGCTGCTCATCCCGCAGATGGGGTTCCTGCCGCCGGACGACAAGCGCGTCATCGGCACGATCGAGGCGATCCAGCGCGAGCTGGCCACGCCGGACGGCTTCATCATGCGCTACCCCACCTCCGCCGACGCCGAGGAGGCGAACGTGGACGGCCTGGAGGGCGACGAGGGCGCGTTCCTGGCCTGCTCGTTCTGGCTCGCCGACGACCTGGCGATGATCGGCCGGGTCGAGGAGGCCCGCAAGCTCTTCGAGAAGCTGCTGGCGCTCCGCAACGACCTGGGGCTGCTGGCCGAGGAGTGGGACTCCGAGTCCGGCCGCCAGGTGGGCAACTTCCCGCAGGCGTTCAGCCACGTCCCCCTGATCGACACGGCCCTCCGCCTGACGGCCAGCGGGGCGTACGGGGGCTGA
- a CDS encoding beta-1,3-glucanase family protein translates to MITRRTLLGGLAASAAAGAGLTLASRAVGAPAPVRAKAAGLPLEIVNNSGEFQNSSVYVYIVGNDGTQQVRVTPEGELKPVAVSDNGSDGFTDYAIPLAASGTTTLTLPKMSGRIYTALGGKLKFKAVEDGNGKAALAYPAGWVDSDPNFGVLHDCAEFTYNDGGMYCNTTMVDMFSVPLAIKLTGAKDQTAGLLKDGARAKIFSDLAGIEGFGDLVVDDKRVIAPGHGLDSGRFAKDYFAPAIDEAWSAYAGKDLKVTTNAGTFTGRVSGDKLSFTGPASVSFSKPSTRDVLFCDGTLAAPNDGTTGPVAAILGAALNRATLTSHAEQPTTDPAAFYQQKLANHYAKVMHDAAQDGKAYGFAFDDVAGFASYIEDGAPSRFTLTLTPF, encoded by the coding sequence ATGATCACCCGTCGTACCCTGCTCGGCGGCCTCGCCGCGAGTGCCGCCGCCGGTGCCGGTCTCACCCTGGCGAGCCGGGCCGTCGGAGCACCCGCACCGGTCCGCGCCAAGGCCGCGGGCCTCCCCCTGGAGATCGTCAACAACTCCGGGGAATTCCAGAACTCCTCGGTGTACGTCTACATCGTCGGCAACGACGGCACCCAGCAGGTCCGCGTCACGCCCGAAGGCGAACTGAAGCCGGTCGCGGTCTCCGACAACGGCTCGGACGGATTCACCGACTACGCGATACCGCTCGCCGCGAGCGGCACCACCACCCTGACGCTGCCGAAGATGTCCGGGCGGATCTACACCGCGCTCGGCGGCAAGCTGAAGTTCAAGGCCGTCGAGGACGGCAACGGCAAGGCCGCGCTCGCCTACCCGGCCGGCTGGGTGGACTCCGACCCCAACTTCGGCGTGCTGCACGACTGCGCGGAGTTCACGTACAACGACGGCGGGATGTACTGCAACACCACGATGGTCGACATGTTCAGCGTGCCGCTGGCGATCAAGCTGACCGGCGCCAAGGACCAGACGGCGGGCCTGCTGAAGGACGGCGCCCGGGCGAAGATCTTCTCGGACCTCGCCGGCATCGAGGGCTTCGGCGACCTGGTCGTCGACGACAAGCGGGTCATCGCCCCGGGCCACGGCCTGGACAGCGGCCGGTTCGCCAAGGACTACTTCGCCCCGGCCATCGACGAGGCCTGGTCGGCGTACGCGGGCAAGGACCTGAAGGTCACCACCAACGCGGGCACCTTCACCGGCCGGGTCTCCGGGGACAAGCTCTCCTTCACCGGCCCGGCGAGCGTTTCCTTCAGCAAGCCCAGCACCCGTGACGTGCTCTTCTGCGACGGCACCCTGGCCGCGCCCAACGACGGGACGACGGGCCCGGTCGCCGCGATCCTCGGCGCCGCGCTCAACCGGGCCACCCTCACCTCGCACGCCGAGCAGCCCACCACCGACCCCGCCGCCTTCTACCAGCAGAAGCTCGCCAACCACTACGCCAAGGTGATGCACGACGCCGCCCAGGACGGCAAGGCGTACGGCTTCGCCTTCGACGACGTCGCCGGCTTCGCCTCGTACATCGAGGACGGCGCGCCCAGCCGCTTCACGCTGACGCTGACGCCGTTCTAG